The genome window GCTCACGCAGCTTCATGTAGCTGGCGTCCAGAACATTGTACTCGTGGACGAGATAGCTGCCGTAGGTGTAGAAATCCGGACCCGAAATCGGGATGTCGTTCTCGACCCACGTCGTATCGCTGCCGTTCACCACCCGCCGCACGCCGTCGACGATGATGCCGGTATTCTCATCGCAGATCGGGTAATGGCTGGTGCCGGGGGCAAGGTCAGCGATCTCCTCTTCGTACACACAGCGGCCACGGCCCACGGTCTCCGACAGGATACCGGCGTACAGGCCGAACATCCGGGTGACGGAGTAGATGTCACCACCCCACTTGGTGTCCAGCAGCGAATGAATGCGAACGCCACCGATGGTGAAATCGTTCGCCCAGCTGCCGCGCCAATCGGGGTTGATGTTGCCGATCACTTCCGGCGCGCCGGTCCGGGTGGGCAGGCCGTTGTCGCTCACGATGATGCGGCCATCCGGGTTGCGCGCGTACTTCCGACCCATGAGCTGCCCGTAGGGCTCACCCTTGCGCGCAAACAGGCTCACACCCCAGAAGTCGCCCAGGCTGATCTCCAGCCCGTCCACGCCCTCCGCGAGCTCCTTGACGGTGCTCTTGTTCTTCGCCCAGGTGACCGCCGACTCCCAGGAGAACCGGTCCGTCTCGATCAGGGCACCGCGCAGCAGCACCTCGATTCCCTTGTTCTCCACCGTCCCCGCGTTGAGCCAGCGACTCTCGAAACCGGTGGTCGGCGAGATGTTCACCGGCATGATCTGGTCGCGCGTCTGCTCGCGATACACGGTCAGATCGAGGCCCAGCCGGTTGTCGAGGAATGCCAGCTCGGTACCCAGCTCAACCGATTCAGTGATCTCCGGCTTGAGGTCCGGGTTGAGCTGCTCGTCGCCGACGGTGAACGACGGGTTTCCGTTGTAGACCTCGTCGGCCAGGTAGACGTTGCGCAGTTGGTATGGATCGGTGTCGTTGCCGACGCGTGCCCAGCTCGCCCGCAGCTTACCGTAGTTCAGGAAGCTGCTGCTCTGCAGAGCCGGAATGACATCGGAGAAGATCAAGCTCCCGCTGACAGACGGGTAAAAGTAGGAGTTGTTCTGCTCCGGCAGGGTCGACGACCAGTCATTCCGACCGGTGAGGGTCAGGAAGAGGTAGTCGTTGTAGCCGAACTCCGCCTGGCCATAGAGGCTGTTGACACGCTTGCGGAACTCACGCACGTACGGCTGCGGGGTGACCGCCGCGTTCGAGACGTTGAAGATGCCCGGCGTGGCCAGCTCGCTCACCCACACGTAGTTGTGCGAGCGGCTCTGATCTCGCCGGTTCCCGCCGAAGGTGAAGGTGGTGCTGAACGGCAGCCCGAGCTGGGGGTTGGCGGTCAGCAGGAAGTCCGTGTTGACCTCCTGGAAGCCGATATCCCAGTCCGCGAAGGCGCCGCTCGGCTGCACCTCCTCGCGTGCGGCGGTCAGGGGGTTGGTGGTGTAGAGTCCGCCGAAGTTGTCCTCGGCGTAAGTCTTCTTGCGCTCGTCCTGGTACCAGTCCGTGGAGGTGCGGACGAGGCCCGACAGCCAATCCGTGAACTCGTAATTGACCGAGATCTGGCCGATCAGGCGGTCACGCGAGTCGAAGTTGCGGTTGACGAGCTGCAGGTAGTA of Longimicrobiaceae bacterium contains these proteins:
- a CDS encoding SusC/RagA family TonB-linked outer membrane protein, which codes for MKKLFVLLSLALAFWAPEAMAQARTVTGRVTAAETGAPIPGVSVSVPGTSIGTLTDAEGRFTLQVPADATTLSFRALSYGSRDVQITGTELNVTLESQAVALEGVVVTALGLQRQARTLGVAAEQVAGEALAPSVPNIVANLSGKAAGVHITTASTPGGSSRIVIRGENSLLGNNQPLWIVDGIPVDNFSVGRQGTQTDQGGYDYGNAVQDIPPDAIESITILKGPNAAALYGSRAANGAVIVTTKKGQNITGGAEISVSQTVTWEDELRLPDYQNEYGQGFVGAFAYKNGEGGGLFDEVDESWGPPLDQGLMIPQFNSPVTGVDENGEPILQPLPWVSHPDNVDDYFEVGRTMATNVSVAAATDRMHGRFGASRLDQNGMVPGFSLERNALTFAGGLDATDRLNVSSSIQYIEQDGNNRPGVGYDENNPMQQFIWFGRQVDIRDLRRNYDKLRGPDEAQAGRPYSWNYSFHPNPYYLQLVNRNFDSRDRLIGQISVNYEFTDWLSGLVRTSTDWYQDERKKTYAEDNFGGLYTTNPLTAAREEVQPSGAFADWDIGFQEVNTDFLLTANPQLGLPFSTTFTFGGNRRDQSRSHNYVWVSELATPGIFNVSNAAVTPQPYVREFRKRVNSLYGQAEFGYNDYLFLTLTGRNDWSSTLPEQNNSYFYPSVSGSLIFSDVIPALQSSSFLNYGKLRASWARVGNDTDPYQLRNVYLADEVYNGNPSFTVGDEQLNPDLKPEITESVELGTELAFLDNRLGLDLTVYREQTRDQIMPVNISPTTGFESRWLNAGTVENKGIEVLLRGALIETDRFSWESAVTWAKNKSTVKELAEGVDGLEISLGDFWGVSLFARKGEPYGQLMGRKYARNPDGRIIVSDNGLPTRTGAPEVIGNINPDWRGSWANDFTIGGVRIHSLLDTKWGGDIYSVTRMFGLYAGILSETVGRGRCVYEEEIADLAPGTSHYPICDENTGIIVDGVRRVVNGSDTTWVENDIPISGPDFYTYGSYLVHEYNVLDASYMKLRELSVSFDVPERYTDAVGISGMQISLIGRNLWLWTPSENRHIDPETSNEASNVQGFEYGQMPTPRSIG